In one window of Vulpes vulpes isolate BD-2025 chromosome 1, VulVul3, whole genome shotgun sequence DNA:
- the LOC140600004 gene encoding zinc finger and SCAN domain-containing protein 4-like, which produces MASDIRISFQGEPSMNDPGSENLEHKLSQGPAIQEEDEIYEFPSTQLTLLQNSNSSARQELQNLYKLFHSWLQPEKHSKDEIISHLVLEQFMINGHCSDRSMLKEKWKASGRNLEKFMEDMTDDGMKLPGLVHVHMKGQEALFSENMPLREVIVHFMKQLSAGTPTEENMGTPSWTSQDTSLETGQGGKANGDNIYHNDGITSQGNAIPSLFIVHEEDCPQPEEDSVSLKNLLSPGRAGLGTSKSQEGSLQGRPYQDVLMERAPGFHSRSTPVTPDPVSTHQKTEGNSTCGGHQERFRDAQNSYRCEKCPRIFRYFSQLKAHQRRHNNERTFICAECNKGFFQASDLHVHQKIHTEEKPFRCSTCEKSFSHKTNLLAHERIHTGEKPYVCALCQRSYRQSSTYHRHLRTHQKIAVKGTPSTSEASSAVASV; this is translated from the exons ATGGCTTCAGATATCAGAATATCATTTCAGGGAGAACCATCTATGAATGATCCTGGGTCAGAAAACCTAGAGCATAAACTTAGCCAAGGACCAGCCATTCAGGAGGAAGACGAGATCTATGAGTTCCCAAGCACTCAGCTCACTTTATTGCAAAACAGTAACTCAAGTGCAAGGCAGGAACTGCAAAATCTCTACAAGTTATTTCACTCATGGCTGCAACCAGAGAAACACAGCAAGGATGAGATTATTTCTCATCTGGTCTTGGAACAGTTTATGATCAATGGCCACTGCAGTGACAGGTCCATGttgaaagagaaatggaaagcaaGTGGCAGGAACCTGGAGAAATTCATGGAAGATATGACTGATGATGGCATGAAGCTACCTGGATTA GTCCACGTCCACATGAAGGGTCAGGAAGCCCTCTTTTCTGAGAATATGCCCTTAAGAGAAGTCATCGTTCATTTCATGAAACAATTGTCAGCAGGAACTCCAACAGAAGAGAACATGGGAACACCCTCCTGGACTTCCCAAGATACTTCCCTGGAAACAGGACAAG GAGGTAAAGCAAATGGCGACAACATTTATCACAATGACGGTATTACTAGTCAAGGCAATGCAATACCTTCCCTGTTCATTGTCCATGAGGAGGACTGTCCTCAGCCTGAAGAGGACAGTGTTTCTTTGAAGAATCTGCTCAGCCCTGGAAGAGCGGGTCTAGGTACGTCCAAGTCCCAGGAAGGGTCCCTGCAAGGACGCCCATATCAAGATGTCCTGATGGAGAGGGCACCAGGGTTTCACTCTCGGTCAACCCCAGTCACCCCTGACCCTGTTTCTACCCACCAAAAAACCGAGGGGAACTCCACGTGTGGGGGACACCAAGAAAGATTCCGTGACGCCCAAAACTCCTACAGATGTGAAAAATGTCCCAGGATCTTTAGGTATTTCTCTCAGCTAAAAGCCCATCAGAGAAGACACAACAATGAGAGGACATTCATTTGTGCTGAGTGTAACAAAGGCTTCTTCCAAGCGTCAGACCTACACGTGCATCAGAAGATTCACACAGAAGAGAAGCCTTTCAGGTGCAGCACATGTGAAAAATCCTTCAGCCACAAAACCAACCTTCTGGCCCATGAGAGAATCCACACGGGTGAGAAGCCCTATGTATGTGCGCTTTGCCAGAGAAGCTACCGCCAGTCATCCACCTACCACCGCCACCTGAGGACTCACCAGAAAATTGCCGTCAAAGGTACTCCTTCCACATCAGAAGCTTCCTCAGCTGTAGCCTCAGTGTAA